The following proteins come from a genomic window of Coffea arabica cultivar ET-39 chromosome 11c, Coffea Arabica ET-39 HiFi, whole genome shotgun sequence:
- the LOC113717251 gene encoding uncharacterized protein isoform X1, protein MGKLICDSTASSPVIPWRDPTSTPTVDLVDQSTAGPPTTTTSWDDVSGLEEQQKRHLTRLQAKGVLWKHPEDQNTSVVFRLSHGGEVDADGNCLFTASRKAMGSVLTAKELRRRTVRRFLEDLGSASNEVREMIESAIKHMYSPDLKSGWGIHVVQEIKLLAKKEDRLGLDSAINELLQLGMQRELAAESIYKERCVAVDNGSSWAKYMSISGSPDDEYEIITLQYTDEGLLTVDENRDGHAAAFGDDIAIECLATEFKREIFVVQAHGSDAMVDEDNCVFFLPHRPRSEICEPPFFLFMKGTGWCGAGGDHYEPLIAHPSSFVSQEKVAMVL, encoded by the exons ATGGGAAAGTTAATTTGCGACTCGACGGCGTCGTCACCGGTCATCCCATGGAGAGACCCAACTTCAACTCCAACGGTGGATCTCGTTGACCAGTCAACGGCCGGCCCGCCAACAACAACGACGTCGTGGGATGATGTTTCAGGACTAGAGGAGCAGCAGAAAAGGCACCTGACGAGGCTGCAGGCAAAAGGGGTTTTGTGGAAGCATCCAGAGGATCAGAACACGTCGGTCGTCTTCAGGTTAAGTCACGGCGGAGAGGTGGATGCCGACGGAAATTGTTTGTTTACGGCGTCGAGGAAGGCCATGGGGTCAGTTTTAACGGCAAAGGAGTTGAGGCGGAGGACGGTGAGGAGGTTCTTGGAGGATCTTGGATCCGCGAGTAATGAGGTCAGGGAAATGATTGAATCGGCAATTAAGCATATGTACTCGCCGGATCTGAAGTCGGGTTGGGGGATCCATGTGGTTCAGGAGATTAAGTTGTTGGCTAAGAAAGAAGATCGTCTGGGTCTTGATTCCGCCATCAATGAGCTACTACAGCTTGGGATGCAGAG AGAATTGGCTGCGGAATCTATTTACAAAGAGAGATGTGTAGCTGTTGACAATGGTTCAAGTTGGGCAAAGTACATGTCAATCTCTGGTTCCCCTGATGATGAATATGAAATTATCACTTTGCAATACACAGATGAGGGTTTGCTGACTGTAGATGAGAATAGAGATGGCCATGCTGCTGCTTTTGGAGATGACATTGCAATAGAGTGTCTTGCAACGGAGTTCAAAAGAGAGATCTTTGTG GTGCAAGCACATGGATCAGATGCAATGGTTGATGAAGATAATTGCGTTTTCTTCTTACCACATCGGCCAAGGAGTGAAATCTGTGAaccccctttttttcttttcatgaaGGGAACGG GTTGGTGCGGCGCTGGTGGTGACCATTATGAGCCTCTTATTGCTCATCCTTCCTCATTTGTCTCCCAGGAGAAGGTTGCCATGGTTCTTTAG
- the LOC113717251 gene encoding uncharacterized protein isoform X2: MGKLICDSTASSPVIPWRDPTSTPTVDLVDQSTAGPPTTTTSWDDVSGLEEQQKRHLTRLQAKGVLWKHPEDQNTSVVFRLSHGGEVDADGNCLFTASRKAMGSVLTAKELRRRTVRRFLEDLGSASNEVREMIESAIKHMYSPDLKSGWGIHVVQEIKLLAKKEDRLGLDSAINELLQLGMQRELAAESIYKERCVAVDNGSSWAKYMSISGSPDDEYEIITLQYTDEGLLTVDENRDGHAAAFGDDIAIECLATEFKREIFVALF; encoded by the exons ATGGGAAAGTTAATTTGCGACTCGACGGCGTCGTCACCGGTCATCCCATGGAGAGACCCAACTTCAACTCCAACGGTGGATCTCGTTGACCAGTCAACGGCCGGCCCGCCAACAACAACGACGTCGTGGGATGATGTTTCAGGACTAGAGGAGCAGCAGAAAAGGCACCTGACGAGGCTGCAGGCAAAAGGGGTTTTGTGGAAGCATCCAGAGGATCAGAACACGTCGGTCGTCTTCAGGTTAAGTCACGGCGGAGAGGTGGATGCCGACGGAAATTGTTTGTTTACGGCGTCGAGGAAGGCCATGGGGTCAGTTTTAACGGCAAAGGAGTTGAGGCGGAGGACGGTGAGGAGGTTCTTGGAGGATCTTGGATCCGCGAGTAATGAGGTCAGGGAAATGATTGAATCGGCAATTAAGCATATGTACTCGCCGGATCTGAAGTCGGGTTGGGGGATCCATGTGGTTCAGGAGATTAAGTTGTTGGCTAAGAAAGAAGATCGTCTGGGTCTTGATTCCGCCATCAATGAGCTACTACAGCTTGGGATGCAGAG AGAATTGGCTGCGGAATCTATTTACAAAGAGAGATGTGTAGCTGTTGACAATGGTTCAAGTTGGGCAAAGTACATGTCAATCTCTGGTTCCCCTGATGATGAATATGAAATTATCACTTTGCAATACACAGATGAGGGTTTGCTGACTGTAGATGAGAATAGAGATGGCCATGCTGCTGCTTTTGGAGATGACATTGCAATAGAGTGTCTTGCAACGGAGTTCAAAAGAGAGATCTTTGTG GCTTTGTTCTGA
- the LOC113716298 gene encoding heavy metal-associated isoprenylated plant protein 8-like → MSPEGNIVLQVYIHCPGCEETVVKSLRGYDGVEGIEVDSKNHIVIVKGEKADPTKVAKRLGKKSGKYVKLISPIPPKDKKEEKKEEKREVYVPKGVEVVLKVHLHCEGCAKDVKHCIHKMPGVRTVEPNMEKNMVTVKGGIEPQKLVEFVKKRAGKHAEIEIVKLEKQKQSEDKKNGKECETEKHCNKSGGKEWYANFCPELVYAPQLFSDENPNACSIM, encoded by the exons ATGAGCCCAGAAGGAAATATTGTCCTGCAAGTTTATATTCATTGTCCAGGTTGTGAGGAAACTGTGGTCAAGAGCTTGAGGGGCTACGACg GTGTCGAAGGAATTGAGGTGGATTCAAAGAATCATATAGTTATTGTCAAGGGAGAAAAGGCTGATCCCACGAAGGTGGCAAAGAGGCTGGGGAAAAAAAGCGGCAAATATGTTAAGTTGATCTCACCCATTCCGCCAAaggacaagaaagaagaaaagaaagaagagaaaagagaggtttaCGTT CCTAAGGGGGTTGAAGTGGTGCTTAAAGTGCACCTGCATTGCGAAGGCTGTGCCAAGGATGTTAAGCATTGCATCCATAAGATGCCTG GAGTACGAACTGTTGAGCCTAATATGGAGAAGAATATGGTGACTGTAAAGGGAGGAATTGAACCACAAAAGCTTGTGGAGTTTGTGAAGAAAAGAGCAGGGAAGCATGCTGAGATCGAGATTGTTAAACTAGAAAAGCAAAAACAAAGTGAGGACAAGAAGAATGGGAAAGAATGCGAGACTGAGAAGCATTGCAACAAGAGTGGTGGGAAAGAATGGTACGCCAATTTCTGCCCTGAACTTGTCTATGCCCCTCAATTGTTCAGCGACGAAAATCCCAATGCCTGTTCTATTATGTGA
- the LOC113716595 gene encoding uncharacterized protein, which produces MSGVSIAGAPRTEHDQTTTTTTSGSGTKHRLQQAPKPLPQQQQQVAAAGGVMGSLRLIELQLVAFIMVFSASGLVPILDIVYPAFTTAYLIALSRLAFPSHGITTGSEEIFRGSRLFRIYVVVGTTVGLFLPLAYVLGGFARGDEHAVRSATPHLFLLSFQILTENIISGLSLFSPPVRALVPLLYTVRRIFVIIDWIHDVWLNKTLPANAEFRDIAWFWFGRGLAAANFVYFFVNLFCFLIPRFLPRAFERYFKERDEIHSKIEEDKRSAAMNRSQQADGKKAD; this is translated from the exons ATGTCAGGCGTATCAATTGCAGGGGCTCCCCGTACGGAGCACGATCAAACGACAACAACCACGACCTCCGGTTCCGGAACAAAACATCGCCTACAGCAGGCGCCGAAGCCACTACCACAGCAACAGCAGCAGGTGGCAGCGGCTGGAGGAGTAATGGGATCCCTCCGCCTCATAGAGCTCcaattagttgcatttattATGGTGTTCTCTGCTAGTGGCCTGGTCCCCATCCTTGACATCGTGTATCCCGCATTCACCACTGCTTATCTAATTGCACTCTCCCGGTTGGCATTTCCATCCCATGGTATAACAACTGGGTCGGAGGAGATATTCCGCGGAAGTCGACTCTTCCGAATTTATGTAGTTGTGGGGACTACTGTAGGCCTGTTTTTGCCCTTAGCTTATGTTCTGGGAGGATTTGCAAGAGGGGATGAGCATGCCGTCCGGTCAGCCACCCCTCACCTCTTCTTGCTCTCATTTCAGATACTCACCGAGAACATTATAAGCGGGCTCTCGTTGTTCTCGCCTCCGGTTAGAGCACTAGTCCCCTTGCTTTACACCGTGAGGAGAATTTTCGTCATCATTGATTGGATACATGACGTCTGGCTTAACAAAACTTTGCCTGCAAATGCTGAATTCCGG GACATCGCATGGTTTTGGTTCGGAAGGGGCCTGGCGGCTGCAAATTTTGTGTATTTCTTCGTCaatctcttttgttttcttatCCCTCGTTTCCTTCCGAGGGCATTCGAGAGGTATTTCAAGGAGAGGGATGAAATACATTCGAAGATTGAAGAAGACAAGCGTTCAGCTGCAATGAACAGATCGCAGCAGGCGGACGGCAAAAAGGCAGACTGA